A stretch of Halococcus sediminicola DNA encodes these proteins:
- a CDS encoding ZIP family metal transporter gives MLEDLFVRFAGTDPIWQALVGGLVIAGLNAVGALSVVVWRNPSERALDGALGFAGGVMLAASFTSLIIPGIEDYAGGSLFPVVVGILLGAVVLDRGEKWVPYVQRLVTGRSSEEFSTDGGEAVAAQRAANERRITPLIIFIVAITLHNMPEALAVGVGFGSGNLSNAIALMLAIGIQNIPEGLAVAVAARNAGLGSLFYAGITGVRSGLVELPIAVFGAVAVSFAAPILPYAMGFAAGGMLYVIIDEIVPQTHANGHERMATLGTIVGLVVMLSLDVALG, from the coding sequence ATGTTAGAGGACCTCTTCGTCCGGTTTGCCGGCACGGATCCGATCTGGCAGGCACTCGTCGGCGGGTTGGTCATCGCCGGTCTCAACGCCGTCGGCGCGCTGTCGGTGGTCGTCTGGCGCAATCCCAGCGAGCGCGCGCTCGACGGGGCGCTCGGCTTCGCGGGCGGCGTCATGCTCGCGGCGAGTTTCACGAGCCTCATCATCCCGGGCATCGAGGACTACGCCGGTGGAAGCCTCTTTCCGGTCGTCGTCGGGATCCTATTAGGAGCGGTCGTGCTCGACCGCGGCGAGAAGTGGGTTCCCTACGTCCAGCGCCTCGTCACCGGTCGCAGCAGCGAAGAGTTCTCGACCGACGGGGGCGAGGCGGTCGCGGCCCAGCGAGCGGCCAACGAGCGCCGGATCACACCCCTGATAATCTTCATCGTCGCCATCACGCTGCACAACATGCCCGAGGCGCTCGCGGTCGGCGTCGGCTTCGGCTCGGGCAACCTGAGCAACGCCATCGCGCTGATGCTCGCCATCGGCATCCAGAACATTCCCGAAGGACTCGCGGTCGCGGTCGCCGCCCGCAACGCCGGGCTCGGCTCGCTGTTCTACGCCGGCATCACGGGGGTTCGCTCGGGGCTGGTCGAACTCCCCATCGCGGTGTTCGGCGCGGTCGCGGTTTCGTTCGCCGCCCCGATCCTCCCGTACGCGATGGGCTTCGCCGCCGGCGGAATGCTCTACGTCATCATCGACGAAATCGTCCCGCAGACCCACGCCAACGGTCACGAACGGATGGCGACGCTCGGCACCATCGTCGGACTCGTCGTGATGCTCTCGCTCGACGTTGCGCTCGGCTGA
- the sucC gene encoding ADP-forming succinate--CoA ligase subunit beta → MRLHEYQAKEVFAEAGMPTPDATLAESTDEVCEAADAIGYPVAVKAQVHVGGRGKAGGIELAENEEEAREAADSILGMDLKGYTVESVLVEQAVDFVDELYVGVTMDRGAGKPVAMVSSEGGVDIESVAEENPEAIAREHIDPAFGMHHYQARRAVYDAGVDREVASDVAGVLSTLFDLWENRDASEAEINPLMITGEGEVVAADAVMNIDDDALFRQPDLAEMEQEAAGDDLEAKANEYGFDYVRLDGNVGIIGNGAGLVMTTLDLVDYYGGEPANFLDIGGGAKAERVANALDMVFSDENVDSVVFNLFGGITRGDEVARGINSAIEEFDDLPKPVVVRLAGTNAEEGMEILNADALDVEQTLEGAVQKAVEQAGGAQ, encoded by the coding sequence ATGCGACTCCACGAATATCAGGCAAAGGAGGTCTTCGCCGAGGCCGGAATGCCGACACCCGACGCGACGTTGGCCGAGAGCACCGACGAGGTGTGTGAGGCGGCCGACGCCATCGGCTACCCGGTCGCGGTCAAAGCCCAAGTCCACGTCGGCGGACGCGGCAAGGCTGGCGGCATCGAACTCGCCGAGAACGAGGAAGAAGCGCGCGAGGCCGCCGACTCCATCCTCGGTATGGATCTCAAGGGCTACACCGTCGAGAGCGTCCTCGTCGAGCAGGCCGTGGACTTCGTCGACGAATTATATGTAGGGGTGACGATGGACCGCGGTGCGGGCAAGCCCGTGGCGATGGTCTCCTCGGAGGGTGGCGTCGACATCGAGTCGGTCGCCGAGGAGAACCCCGAGGCCATCGCACGCGAGCACATCGACCCGGCGTTCGGGATGCATCACTATCAGGCCCGCCGCGCCGTGTACGACGCGGGCGTCGATCGCGAGGTCGCCTCCGACGTGGCGGGCGTGCTCTCGACGTTGTTCGATCTCTGGGAGAACCGTGACGCGAGCGAGGCCGAGATCAACCCGCTGATGATCACAGGAGAAGGCGAAGTCGTCGCGGCCGACGCGGTGATGAACATCGACGACGACGCGCTCTTTCGCCAGCCCGACCTCGCCGAGATGGAACAGGAGGCCGCCGGCGACGACTTGGAGGCGAAGGCCAACGAGTACGGCTTCGACTACGTCCGCCTCGACGGGAACGTGGGGATCATCGGCAACGGCGCGGGCCTCGTGATGACCACCCTCGACCTCGTCGACTACTACGGCGGCGAACCCGCGAACTTCCTCGACATCGGCGGCGGCGCGAAGGCCGAGCGCGTGGCGAACGCGCTCGACATGGTCTTCTCCGACGAGAACGTCGACAGCGTCGTGTTCAACCTCTTTGGAGGGATCACCCGCGGCGACGAGGTGGCACGGGGCATCAACAGCGCCATCGAGGAGTTCGACGACCTCCCGAAACCCGTCGTCGTCAGACTGGCGGGCACGAACGCTGAGGAGGGGATGGAGATCCTGAACGCCGACGCGCTCGACGTCGAGCAGACGCTCGAAGGCGCAGTCCAGAAAGCCGTCGAGCAGGCCGGAGGTGCACAATGA
- a CDS encoding NADPH:quinone reductase — MRAVRFHDHGGPEVLTVDEIDEPTPGARAVLVGIHAAGVNPVDTYFREGAYEPFELPMTPGIDFAGEVRETGDEVEGFAPGDRVYGTGIGRNHHGGYAECATVPTDRLVSLPDGVDTTMAGAAGVVGVTAWRALVDHAGLEPGETCLVHGGSGGVGHVAVQLAAAAGAQVLTTASPDYHDRLAELGADAVFDYSREDLAEAVEERASGVGGTDGVDVILDHRLDDYLQFDAEVAATGARVVGIGESDPAVGLENDGVARSKDVNYQFMSMFNTPDFRVPLARLARLVSAGDLTIDVAHEYELADAGEAQRVVLEESFLGKLVLVPEE, encoded by the coding sequence ATGCGCGCCGTCAGATTCCACGACCACGGCGGTCCCGAGGTGCTCACTGTTGACGAAATCGACGAGCCGACCCCCGGCGCTCGTGCGGTGCTCGTCGGGATTCACGCCGCCGGCGTCAATCCCGTGGACACCTACTTCCGAGAAGGAGCCTACGAGCCATTCGAACTGCCGATGACTCCGGGGATCGATTTCGCCGGCGAAGTGCGCGAGACCGGCGACGAAGTCGAAGGCTTCGCGCCCGGCGACCGCGTCTACGGAACCGGCATCGGCCGCAATCATCACGGCGGCTACGCCGAGTGCGCGACCGTCCCGACCGACCGACTCGTTTCGCTGCCCGACGGCGTGGACACCACGATGGCGGGCGCGGCGGGCGTCGTCGGCGTGACGGCGTGGCGCGCGCTCGTCGACCACGCGGGCCTCGAACCCGGCGAGACCTGCCTCGTCCACGGTGGTTCCGGGGGAGTTGGCCACGTCGCGGTCCAGCTCGCCGCCGCGGCCGGCGCACAGGTGTTGACCACCGCCAGCCCGGACTACCACGACCGACTCGCCGAACTCGGAGCGGATGCGGTCTTCGATTACTCCCGAGAAGATCTCGCGGAGGCAGTCGAGGAGAGGGCCAGCGGGGTCGGCGGAACCGACGGTGTGGACGTGATTCTTGACCACCGCCTCGACGACTACCTCCAGTTCGACGCCGAGGTGGCCGCGACCGGCGCACGGGTGGTCGGTATCGGCGAAAGCGACCCGGCGGTCGGTTTGGAAAACGACGGCGTCGCCCGCAGCAAGGACGTCAACTACCAGTTCATGAGTATGTTCAACACGCCGGATTTCAGGGTTCCGCTCGCCCGACTGGCTCGGCTCGTGAGCGCTGGCGACCTCACCATCGACGTCGCCCACGAGTACGAACTGGCGGATGCGGGCGAGGCCCAGCGCGTGGTCTTAGAGGAGAGTTTCCTCGGCAAACTCGTGCTCGTTCCCGAGGAGTGA
- the sucD gene encoding succinate--CoA ligase subunit alpha has product MSVLVDEDTRVVVQGITGGEGEFHAGQMIEYGTNVVAGAVPGRGGEEVHGVPVYDTVSGAAEAEDADASVVLVPPAFAADALFEALDSPVDLVVAITEGIPTQDMSRVKKRLGETDKHLVGPNCPGVITPGEAKLGILPGNIFSSGNVGLISRSGTLTYQVVDNLTDRGLGQTTAIGIGGDPIIGTDFVEALSLFEEDPATEAVVMCGEIGGSDEEEAARYIDENMSTPVAGFIAGRTAPAGKRMGHAGAIVSGSGAGTAESKIEALSDAGVPVGDTPEEVADNVEELL; this is encoded by the coding sequence ATGAGCGTGCTCGTCGACGAGGACACTCGTGTGGTGGTGCAGGGAATCACGGGTGGGGAAGGCGAATTCCATGCCGGTCAGATGATCGAGTACGGCACGAACGTCGTGGCGGGTGCGGTTCCCGGTCGCGGCGGCGAGGAGGTCCACGGCGTGCCGGTCTACGACACCGTCTCGGGGGCCGCCGAGGCCGAGGACGCCGACGCTTCTGTTGTACTTGTCCCGCCGGCGTTCGCGGCCGACGCGCTGTTCGAGGCGCTCGATTCACCGGTGGATCTGGTCGTGGCCATCACCGAGGGAATTCCGACCCAGGACATGAGCCGGGTGAAAAAGCGCCTCGGCGAGACCGACAAACACCTCGTCGGGCCGAACTGCCCCGGCGTGATCACGCCCGGCGAGGCCAAACTCGGCATCCTGCCGGGCAACATCTTCTCGTCGGGTAACGTGGGGCTTATCTCCCGATCGGGCACCTTGACCTACCAGGTCGTGGATAACCTCACCGACCGCGGACTGGGCCAGACCACGGCGATCGGCATCGGCGGCGACCCAATCATCGGGACGGACTTCGTGGAGGCCCTTTCGCTATTTGAAGAGGACCCGGCAACCGAGGCGGTCGTGATGTGTGGCGAGATCGGCGGCAGCGACGAGGAGGAGGCTGCCCGGTACATCGACGAGAACATGAGTACCCCTGTGGCGGGCTTCATCGCGGGGCGGACCGCACCGGCCGGCAAGCGCATGGGCCACGCGGGGGCCATCGTGAGCGGGTCCGGTGCCGGCACCGCCGAGAGCAAGATCGAGGCGCTTTCGGATGCTGGGGTGCCCGTCGGCGACACCCCCGAGGAAGTCGCCGACAACGTCGAAGAACTGCTGTGA
- a CDS encoding pyrimidine dimer DNA glycosylase/endonuclease V, with translation MTRMWCVRPELLCDDHLRGEHAEHHQLVGTIDNHPHGAAIAEGHAEKGNIDTTRLERRHARLAAEMIDRGMNHDSPLAYDGPTYGAGAVDPEANRDELFDRCEDCAARAREHDR, from the coding sequence ATGACTCGGATGTGGTGCGTTCGGCCCGAACTCCTCTGTGACGACCATCTGCGCGGCGAGCATGCAGAACACCACCAACTCGTGGGAACCATCGACAACCATCCCCACGGGGCGGCCATCGCCGAGGGGCACGCCGAGAAGGGAAACATCGACACGACCCGGCTCGAACGGCGCCACGCCCGACTCGCCGCGGAGATGATCGACCGCGGCATGAATCACGACTCGCCGCTGGCCTACGACGGTCCCACCTACGGTGCCGGCGCGGTCGACCCCGAAGCGAACCGCGACGAACTGTTCGACCGGTGTGAGGACTGCGCCGCCCGGGCGCGCGAACACGACCGCTGA
- a CDS encoding glycerophosphodiester phosphodiesterase, which yields MRLIAHRGFADRYPANTLVAIENAVADADMIELDVRRCGSGELVVFHDEVVDRDTDGSGRVDDLPLAQLEDLDVLETGTGVPALEAAADAIPAHTGINLELKERDIANEAVAAASTVENEVVVSSFDGEALDDLETDDPTVELAYLFGLNADEDFDNALALDCEYIHVHWGHWLLTDAIERAHDADMKVNVWTIDSSIATRALERAGVDGVIADSPDVC from the coding sequence ATGCGGCTCATCGCCCACCGCGGCTTCGCCGACCGCTACCCCGCGAACACGCTCGTCGCCATCGAGAACGCGGTCGCCGACGCCGACATGATAGAACTCGACGTCCGCCGATGCGGCTCGGGCGAACTCGTCGTCTTCCACGACGAGGTTGTCGACAGGGACACCGATGGTTCGGGACGCGTCGACGACCTTCCGCTCGCACAGCTCGAAGACCTCGACGTGCTGGAGACGGGCACCGGGGTTCCCGCCCTCGAAGCGGCCGCCGACGCGATTCCCGCGCATACGGGCATCAACCTCGAACTCAAAGAGCGCGACATCGCCAACGAGGCGGTCGCCGCTGCCTCCACAGTAGAAAACGAGGTCGTCGTTTCTTCCTTCGACGGGGAAGCGCTCGACGACCTCGAAACCGACGACCCCACGGTGGAACTGGCCTACCTCTTCGGGCTGAACGCCGACGAGGACTTCGATAACGCGCTCGCGCTCGACTGCGAGTATATTCACGTCCACTGGGGCCACTGGCTGCTGACCGACGCCATCGAACGCGCCCACGACGCCGACATGAAAGTGAACGTCTGGACCATCGACAGCTCGATTGCGACCCGCGCTCTCGAACGCGCGGGCGTCGACGGGGTCATCGCCGACTCGCCGGACGTGTGCTGA